The following are from one region of the Coffea eugenioides isolate CCC68of chromosome 2, Ceug_1.0, whole genome shotgun sequence genome:
- the LOC113763498 gene encoding nuclear transcription factor Y subunit A-7-like, with protein MPTIARNEGRQLETEVHNITSSRVYTQPWWRGYESTCLPSPGESVNGSVSESVTKERDTSVAPPSESNGSGGQGPQQVKHAPSTIPMSGHLDSPSQMELVGHSIMLTPYPYPDPAYGGVITYGAPVHPQYFGIHQTRMPLPLQMEEEPVYVNAKQYHGILRRRQSRAKAEMEKKIMKGRKPYLHESRHQHAMRRARGSGGRFLNTKKLENNESRSSKSASKEQTKCGDAVPTQSGNSSGSEHLSTDCNGYSDQLREKEQMLSNGNGRGISSFYYQQSSGSERGRQHFNQESWSLLVNQAPRGAASSN; from the exons ATGCCCACTATAGCTAGAAATGAAGGTAGGCAGCTTGAGACTGAAGTCCACAATATTACCTCATCAAGAGTCTACACACAGCCTTGGTGGCGGGGTTATGAAAGTACATGCCTGCCTTCTCCAGGGGAAAGTGTAAATGGTTCTGTCAGTGAAAGCGTCACCAAGGAAAGGGACACCAGTGTGGCTCCACCATCTG AATCAAATGGAAGTGGCGGTCAAGGACCACAGCAAGTCAAACATGCACCATCAACCATACCTATGAGTGGGCATCTTGATTCCCCTTCTCAAATGGAACTTGTTGGTCATTCAATT ATGTTGACACCATACCCATATCCAGACCCAGCATATGGGGGAGTAATTACTTATGGGGCTCCG GTGCATCCTCAGTATTTTGGGATTCATCAGACGAGAATGCCTCTGCCTCTTCAGATGGAGGAAGAACCAGTCTATGTTAATGCAAAGCAGTATCATGGAATACTGAGGAGAAGGCAGTCACGTGCTAAAGCAGAGATGGAGAAAAAGATTATGAAAGGGAGGAAG CCATATCTTCACGAATCTCGGCATCAACATGCTATGAGAAGAGCCAGGGGTTCTGGTGGTCGTTTCCTTAATACCAAAAAGCTCGAAAACAATGAATCAAGATCGTCCAAATCTGCATCAAAGGAGCAGACAAAGTGTGGGGATGCTGTGCCAACACAATCTGGCAACTCATCAGGTTCTGAGCATCTATCAACTGACTGTAATGGATATTCTGATCAGTTGCGAGAGAAAGAGCAGATGCTTTCAAATGGCAATGGCCGTGGTATTTCATCATTTTATTATCAACAATCCAGTGGCAGTGAGCGAGGAAGACAGCATTTCAATCAGGAGAGTTGGAGCTTGCTGGTGAACCAAGCCCCACGTGGGGCTGCTTCTAGCAATTAA